In Candidatus Thorarchaeota archaeon, one DNA window encodes the following:
- a CDS encoding putative DNA binding domain-containing protein, translating into MDKIPTTESQPNPLDIIIINYLMGQRGEMPWLDFKEILHIERGSDFPEITKDIFAMANYGGGYIVFGVREKDTGSFEFIGLPSDFHVDGATVTEKFNSYSSQPISLLWVEHSEIIRDTPLKFAIMYIPPSKTVLVPIKEGAYGRGHQRKIVFKANDVFIRRGSQSIKASSNEIEWIAARAKDERHNLSILSGEADEVRETLFGNLLEVKKLPDHVYIGEVLPRRTKGSQRFPGPYVIFDHKCYSFLNLSRPSFKSIVKQDTILRIRTGDLDEEDLQIIVLLLNNEIKTACYSIGLKYQSRGRKYYFPLRPRDGSRRRIKWSGRYRASTRTVAQKIIPEVGGNLEYCSHAAVKLVAREIDSSLYIQISPRIVLTSDGYKPIIDSTMGTKITSLSYNEYNGQYLLNILFWISLFPTDNGDIIINDRIRLSGEPVRSITEVGIRGDLPKKEQQDEFEDHYISIEDQTIETFPSRYLGEPTLRFGGGGTEKDPRVGLKHFGPYVPHDGGSPLSQIRLGIVGTGRTIRLAKDIVSLLKSPIGSAKRNQWLFPPYPGFKLDSAIGCDIVTQSNWIATISNTRIRRIVDIDDVNERIAQAAILFAEHVGKVVSEDSPPAVVLCCLPKEIEEYCGISERTRGAKQKRLSPEEKKLLKLKEEGQTFLTEWGIGIDLMKPNRASEKNYDLWAALKGRAMDLGVPIQLLQESTGRDILHYSPKTSSTEPPASFAWNLSTALYYKASGRPWRLAELSEGTCYVGISFYRSRVSSDSFLRTSMAQIFTHSGEGYVLRGGSVKVRETTKEAHLERHQAKELMDEIIRKFTERTNAPPNRVVVHKTSFFSEEELSGFQEAIGDTPADYVAIREKQGYRFLRSGNYPILRGMMISLSPSVHLLYTHGYSPRLRSYPGHHVPDPLYIHHN; encoded by the coding sequence ATGGATAAAATTCCAACAACGGAGAGTCAACCCAATCCTCTCGATATTATAATAATAAATTATCTCATGGGCCAGAGAGGAGAAATGCCTTGGTTAGATTTCAAAGAAATACTCCATATTGAGAGAGGTTCCGATTTTCCAGAGATTACCAAGGACATTTTTGCAATGGCAAATTATGGTGGTGGTTACATTGTTTTTGGAGTTCGGGAGAAAGATACCGGGTCGTTTGAATTCATAGGTCTGCCCAGTGATTTTCATGTAGATGGAGCAACAGTTACAGAGAAGTTCAATTCTTATTCGTCGCAACCCATTAGCCTTTTGTGGGTCGAGCATAGCGAGATTATTCGTGATACTCCTCTAAAGTTTGCAATTATGTATATTCCACCATCAAAAACTGTTCTTGTGCCGATCAAAGAAGGTGCATATGGTAGAGGCCACCAAAGAAAGATAGTATTCAAGGCCAATGACGTTTTTATTAGAAGGGGTTCTCAAAGTATTAAAGCTTCGAGTAACGAGATTGAATGGATTGCAGCTAGGGCGAAAGATGAGCGACATAATCTCTCCATCTTATCAGGCGAAGCGGATGAAGTCCGAGAAACACTTTTTGGAAACCTTTTAGAAGTGAAAAAGCTCCCCGATCATGTATACATTGGAGAGGTTCTCCCAAGAAGAACCAAGGGTTCTCAAAGATTTCCTGGACCTTATGTAATCTTTGATCACAAGTGTTATTCATTTCTCAATTTGAGTCGTCCTAGTTTCAAATCTATTGTAAAACAAGATACAATACTAAGAATAAGGACGGGTGACTTAGATGAAGAAGATTTGCAGATCATAGTTTTACTTCTCAACAATGAAATCAAAACTGCTTGTTATAGTATTGGACTAAAATATCAATCAAGGGGGAGGAAATATTATTTTCCGTTAAGACCAAGAGACGGCTCGCGACGACGAATAAAATGGTCTGGACGATATCGTGCATCTACTAGGACAGTTGCTCAAAAGATAATCCCCGAAGTTGGTGGAAACCTGGAGTATTGTAGTCATGCAGCTGTAAAACTAGTAGCTAGGGAGATTGATTCATCTTTATACATCCAGATTTCTCCACGAATTGTACTTACCTCTGATGGCTACAAACCTATTATTGACTCTACAATGGGAACAAAAATCACCAGCTTGTCGTATAATGAATACAACGGTCAATACTTGCTGAATATTTTGTTCTGGATTTCATTATTTCCAACTGATAATGGGGATATTATCATTAATGACCGAATACGTCTATCTGGAGAGCCAGTTCGTTCGATTACGGAAGTTGGAATTCGTGGAGATCTTCCTAAAAAAGAACAACAAGACGAGTTCGAAGATCACTACATTAGCATTGAAGACCAGACAATCGAAACATTTCCTTCACGTTATCTTGGGGAGCCCACTCTACGATTTGGAGGCGGAGGTACGGAAAAGGATCCCCGTGTTGGTCTCAAGCATTTTGGGCCGTATGTTCCACATGATGGGGGTTCCCCATTAAGTCAAATTCGTCTTGGTATTGTGGGAACTGGGCGGACTATTCGATTAGCTAAGGATATAGTTAGTTTACTCAAAAGTCCTATAGGTTCCGCAAAACGAAATCAATGGCTTTTCCCACCCTATCCTGGTTTTAAACTCGATTCTGCAATAGGTTGTGATATTGTTACTCAGTCCAACTGGATTGCTACGATATCTAACACTCGTATTAGAAGAATAGTTGATATTGACGATGTAAATGAGCGAATTGCACAAGCCGCCATTCTATTTGCAGAACATGTGGGAAAAGTCGTAAGTGAAGATAGCCCTCCAGCCGTAGTACTTTGTTGTCTTCCAAAAGAAATTGAAGAATATTGTGGTATATCAGAGAGAACAAGAGGCGCAAAACAAAAACGGTTATCTCCAGAGGAGAAGAAACTATTAAAGTTAAAAGAAGAGGGACAGACATTCCTTACAGAATGGGGAATAGGCATCGATTTGATGAAACCGAATAGGGCCTCTGAAAAGAACTATGATCTTTGGGCGGCATTAAAGGGTCGAGCAATGGACTTAGGAGTACCAATACAATTACTTCAAGAAAGCACTGGTAGAGATATATTACATTATTCACCCAAGACCAGCAGTACCGAGCCTCCAGCAAGCTTTGCATGGAATCTTTCAACGGCACTTTACTACAAAGCAAGTGGAAGACCTTGGAGATTAGCAGAGTTATCTGAAGGGACCTGCTATGTTGGTATATCATTCTATCGAAGCCGTGTATCTTCGGATAGCTTTCTGAGAACATCAATGGCCCAGATATTTACCCATAGTGGTGAAGGGTATGTCCTACGGGGTGGATCTGTCAAGGTTCGTGAAACAACTAAGGAGGCGCATCTTGAACGCCATCAGGCTAAGGAACTTATGGACGAGATCATTCGAAAATTCACAGAACGAACAAATGCCCCTCCAAATCGTGTGGTTGTTCA
- a CDS encoding PIN domain-containing protein, whose translation MTDLLSPVNWVSDDCKKYWNDAIALLDPSSEIYLRNFLSKFGSVLKSSTGFSIRIVVDTNVVLSEILRIMNGKRPFFSALTKSPFLDALAPIEMRNEIYEKIPEKFEGIEEQKALSIAERIFQGIRFVKGFKIHDQAKAEYLMGTRDPKDVVFVQIILEYNTHGVISKDKDFIDIDEFKTWELGEIGRILTEVNRGALTLWVAAEGIPYATLALIMIGMEIVSMGFEAVEQIMNTGLCIGEQIFTELVDSVKRQPLLTISAAGIVSLISLFLLSWEPSRQFINDIYKSGKRVVDSFVSKVTIAVNNLLGAIQVLVEFAEDQFPKIVIWFECLSNSIVLLFKRIHELEQIRT comes from the coding sequence ATGACCGATTTACTAAGTCCTGTGAATTGGGTAAGTGATGATTGTAAAAAGTATTGGAATGATGCTATAGCCCTACTGGATCCTAGCTCTGAAATATACCTTAGAAACTTTCTTTCAAAGTTTGGTAGTGTTCTAAAATCTTCAACTGGTTTCAGTATCCGAATCGTAGTGGATACAAATGTAGTACTTTCGGAGATTCTTCGAATCATGAATGGAAAAAGACCTTTTTTTTCGGCGCTAACTAAAAGTCCTTTTTTGGATGCTCTTGCCCCAATCGAGATGCGGAATGAGATTTATGAAAAGATTCCCGAAAAGTTTGAGGGCATTGAAGAGCAGAAGGCATTATCTATTGCAGAACGAATTTTTCAAGGAATACGTTTTGTAAAAGGCTTCAAGATACACGATCAAGCCAAAGCCGAGTATTTAATGGGTACAAGAGATCCTAAAGATGTTGTATTTGTACAGATTATTCTCGAGTACAATACACATGGTGTGATTTCAAAAGATAAGGATTTTATTGACATTGACGAGTTTAAAACATGGGAACTTGGTGAGATTGGTAGGATTTTAACTGAAGTTAACAGAGGTGCCCTCACTTTGTGGGTCGCGGCAGAAGGGATACCTTATGCTACGCTTGCTCTTATCATGATAGGTATGGAAATAGTTTCAATGGGATTCGAGGCAGTCGAACAGATTATGAACACAGGTCTTTGTATCGGAGAACAGATATTTACTGAATTGGTTGATAGTGTAAAGCGGCAACCTTTACTGACGATTTCAGCCGCGGGTATTGTATCTTTAATTTCTCTTTTTCTATTATCTTGGGAACCATCAAGACAATTTATTAATGATATTTACAAGAGCGGCAAGAGAGTTGTAGATTCATTCGTGTCTAAAGTGACGATTGCAGTAAATAATCTGCTTGGGGCCATTCAAGTGTTGGTAGAATTTGCGGAAGATCAATTTCCTAAGATAGTGATTTGGTTTGAGTGCCTATCAAATTCAATAGTTCTTCTTTTTAAGAGAATCCATGAGTTGGAGCAAATTAGAACATAG